The Pseudanabaena sp. ABRG5-3 genome includes the window GGTAAGTACATACCAACGATAATCGAACCGACCATGCCACCTAAGACCACGATCATCAAAGGTTCCATTAAACTTGTCAGTGCTTTGACCGCTTCCTCAACTTCGTTTTCATAGAAGTCAGCGACCTTCATCAACATCTTATCGATTTCCCCAGTTTCTTCACCGATGCTGACCATTTGCAAAGCCATTACAGGAAATACTTCCGTTTTTTCCATTGCAGGTGCAATTTGACCACCTTCGCGCACCGCATTTCTGGCGGACTCGATCGCATTACAGATCACCAGATTACCTGCGGTCTCAGCAGTAATTTCCAGTGAAGCCAAAATCGGTACACCTGCACGGGAGAGCGAGCCAAACGTCCGTGCAAATCGAGCAACGGCAGTTTTAACAACAAGATCGCCAAACAAAGGAAACTTCAAGAACAGACCATCAAAATAGAGCTTACCAGCAGGAGTTGCATACACGCGATTGTAAGCAAAACCCAGTCCAAAGAAAGTAATCGGCAAGATCAAGACCGAGGGACTCTTTAAGAAGTTACTGATATTGACCAATATTTGGGTAAATGCAGGTAACTCACCACCTAAGCTCTTGAATACACCATCAAAGATCGGAATGATGAAAATACACATCGCTAAGAAGATGATGACAGCGATCGAAGTAACTACGATCGGATAGGTCATTGCTGACTTAATCTGGTTATTTAAGCGGGCTGAATCCTCAAGCAATGTTGCTAGACGAGCTAATACATCATCAAGCACACCACCCGTTTCCCCTGCTTGCACCATCGCACAATAGAGTTTGTCAAAAACCTTGGGGTGCTTCCGCAGCGCATCGGAAAAGTTAGTACCTTGCTGCACATCATCAAGAACTTCCGTAAGGGCGATTTTCAGTCGAGGATTGGAGCATTGATCAACCATAACGCCCAAACCACGCACCATTGATACCCCTGCATTGACCAAGGTCGCTAATTGTCGTGAAAATAACGCTAAGTCCTTGACCGTCACCTTTTTCATCGTGATAGCAGAAAAACTAAATCCGCTCTTCACTTCTTTGATTTCTTGAATAACAAAACCTTTTTGTCTCCAAGTATCACGCGCCTCTTTGAGAGATTCGGCAACCATGGTCTGCTGTACAGATTTGCCCTTAGAGTCCTTTAAATTGGCTTGAAACTTTGCCATGATGACACCTCTTTATAAAGAAATTACAGGTTAAAACAGGTAAGAATAGATCAAAACCAAAAGCTAACCACTAATTGATCTTGAGCGCACCATATCTGGCGATCGCAGATCTCCCACAGCTTTGCGTTTCATTACAGGTGCAGGGTTAGGACCAACTACCCGTAGTAATTCTTCAGGACGTGAAGTTTTAGACATCGCCGCTTCAAAGGTAATATCTCCATCCAGATATAACTTGGCTAAAACCGATTCAAGGGTCTGCATGGAATCCTTACCACCTGTTTGGATAAAGCCATACATTTGGGCAGTCTTCCCTTCACGAATCAGGTTAGAGATCGCAGGTGTAACCACCATAATTTCCTGAGCCATTACCCGTCCAAACTGCCCCGGTTGAGGATTATGACGAGGGACAAGGGTTTGACTCAATACCGCCACGAGGGAGTTAGAAAGCTGTACACGAATTTGTCCTTGCTGCTCAGGAGGAAATACATCCACCATGCGATCGACAGTCTGAGAAGCAGAACTAGTATGCAATGTCCCAAATACGAGATGTCCTGTTTCGGCAGCAGATACCGCAAGCTGAATTGTTTCTAAGTCACGCATTTCCCCAACAAGGATTACGTCTGGATCTTCTCTCAGGGCAGCCTTAAGTGCATTGGCAAAGGTTTTGGTATCTTCGCCAACTTGGCGTTGGTGAATCACACTTTTTACGGATTCGTAGACAAACTCAATGGGATCTTCTACGGTGAGGATATGTTCAGCACGGGTTTTGTTGATGGTTTGAATCATCGCCGCTAGAGTTGTGGTTTTGCCTGATCCCGTAGGACCTGTCACCAGTACTAATCCTCGTGGTTTTTCGCTCAGTTCACGGACAATCGGTGGCAGATTGAGATCATCCATATCAGGAATTTTGGAAGAAAGCGCACGTAAGCAAGCTGCATAGGTTCCGCGATCCTTGTACACATTGACCCGAAATCTTGCTAATCCTTTTACCCCATAGGAGCAGTCTAGTTCCCAACTTTGTTCGAGGGTTTTGCGCTGGTTGTTATTCAACATTGCAAAAATTAAACGCTGACATTCTTCGGGTGTAAGAGGGTCGCGATCGGTACGGGTGAGATGACCATTGATGCGAATATAGGGTGGAAGCCCTGCGGAGAGGTGCAAATCAGACCCCTTACGCTCTACCACCTCTTCCATCAAATCCTCGATGATATAGTCCATTACCATAGCGGGCAATTCTCCTGATCAAATCCTAATAAGTTGCATAGTTCCCTGTATCTCGGCTGAAACTTGCGGTTTATAAAAATTGTTTCGCACAAGTTATCTCAAAAACGTTATCTAGAGGAGAAGATCTCTAGACCGACTAGATAGATCAATTTGTAGCGTTTAAAACCTACACCTAGAGCAAGTTTTAAATGCTACAAATTTTAGAAGGTTCTCGGTGTGGTGCAGTAAGGACATTCGACAGTTTCAGGTGTGAGCATAGCATCACAGTTGTCGCATTCAAGCCCTTTGCCTCGACGAGCGCGTTCTTCGGCTTCTCTTCCTTTGTCTGTGTAAACCACACGTAGTACTTCATCAAGAGTAGTTGCGCCCTGTCTGACCAAATCAAAGGCATATGCCATCAAGGTTTTCATCCCTTCTTGGACAGCAATTTCTTTGATCACTTCAGTGGTTGCCCCCTTGTTGATCGCGCTTTGCAGACGTTCGGTCATTTTCATGATCTCGTAGACACCTGCCCGACCCTTGTATCCAGAGCCGTTACATTTTGGACATACGCGCTGACCGGGGAGCATGGCTTCACGGTTAACGATATTAGCTCGGTAGAAGGTTTTTTCGAGGTCAGTACTGGGCAAGCCAAAGCGATCGAGTTCCTCTTGCGATGGATTGTAGGGGATGCGGCAGTTGTCACAGACTCGGCGGAGTAGACGCTGAGCTAGCACACCAATAATCGCTGTACTTGCCATGAATGGTTCGACACCCATTTCTTCAAGACGGGCAATACAACTAGGTGCATCGTTGGTATGTAGTGTTGTTAAGACTAAGTGACCTGTTAGCGCCGCTTCGATCGCGGTTTTGGCAGTTTCTGCGTCGCGAGTCTCACCCACAAGGATTACGTCAGGATCTTGGCGGAGGAAAGCGCGGAGAATACTGGCAAAGGTCATGCCTTTTTCCCGTAGAACTTGGCATTGAGTCAGTCCAGGAAGATTATATTCAACGGGATCTTCGGCAGTACTAATGTTAATGCCTGGATCGTTACATTCAGCGAGGGTTGAGTAGAGAGTGGTGGTTTTACCTGACCCCGTAGGACCTGTAACTAGAATCAGTCCATAGGGACGTTTGGCAAAACTTTGCATCAGTTCCAAACTTTCGGGATCGCTGATCAGTTTATTCAGTCCAAGTTGGGTATTGGAGTTGTCGAGAATCCGTAGACATACTTTTTCACCGTTTTGGGTGGGGCAGGTATTGACACGGAAATCTACACGACGACCTTGGAAGTTACGCTTCAGCTTGCCATCTTGGGGAACCCGTTTCTCCGCGATATTGAGGTTAGAAATAATCTTGAAGCGAGAAATAACAGCGTTGATAATGTTCTTGGGTAAACGCTTGTTGTCACTGAGGAAGAAGTATTCTCGCAATACACCATCCTTACGCAGACGAATGCAGAGATCTTTTTCCTGTGGCTCGATGTGAATATCTGAGCATCCTTCTTTGAGCGCTCTGACTAAGATTTTGTCTACAAGGCTAATGATTGGGGCGGAGTTTTCGCCCCCAACCATGAGTTCATCGCCTTGATCTGCATCTGTTATATCTTCACCAAAGACATCATCTTTAACTTGGAGATCTTCGTCACTGATTGCGCCTTCAGCCTTGGAACTCTTGTTGATTTGAAATTGCACAATATTATCAAATGTGCGATGAAAATCCTCGCGAGCAATCACTCGCCTAATCACCGTTATATTTTTGAGCAGTCGTGCAATTTCATTTTGGACTTTATAACTGTCGGGCGCAACTACTGCAAGGGTAATGCTGTTTTCACTTTTGGATAGAGGGAGAATCTCACAGTCGCGGCAACTAGAAACGGGGATAATATTGGAGTCGAGTAAGGTACTGAGGGTGGGGATATCAAATTTGTCAACTTCAACATCGGGGTCGATCGGTTCGATGCCGTAAAGGACACGCAGTTCAAAAAGCTGTTGGCGCTTGTAATAGCGGGTAATGTCTGGGGCAAGTTGTTGACCCAAAATTTGCTCTAGGGCCATGAGAAATGGAACATTCTGTTCTTGACTATCCTTGACAGCGCGATCGAACTGGTCTGAGGTAGCATGTCCTTCTTGAATGAGTTTGCTCTCAAAAGGAGTGCGACCTCCCCGTTTAGCAAGAGCTTTGGTTCTGTTTCTGCTCGCGGCAGTATTTGGCGCTTGATCTGATGTATTCATAGCCCAAGAGTTCCTAAGATTTCATTACCCAAGTAATTTGCAAACATATGAAACCATATATGGTAGAGATTTGGCTAAGCCATGTCTGTACTTTTATAGTGGTTTTGATGTTTTGGACGTTTTTGTAATTAGTTTACGATCGCCTAGAATTGTAGATATTTATTTGATGATTTCTTTAGATATTTTAGTTAAAGGATCGTAAAGAAATATTGCAAAAAACTTCCCAATCCTGATTGATAGCAAAGCGATGTAAGGCGATCATAACTGTTTACATAACTATATGGGGCAAAAATACCATAACTGTTTCGTAGTTTTTACAAAATATCGATATTTATAGCTGTCGCCAAGTCTATAGGACATAAATAAAGAGAATGGCGGCGCTTCGCGCCGCCATTCTCTTAAAAATTTTGCTAACGGTTTTTGAGAGCTTGCCAAGGAATTTTGGGGTTTTGGGCAAGCATTTGGGCGATCGCGATCGCGCCTTTTTGATTCAAGTGGCTAGGGTCAGAAAAAAACTCCGCTTGATTGGGGATTGCTTGGGAAATATCAAGATAGGTAAAACCTTCCCGCAGGGCAAGCTCCTGCATCCTGCTATTAAAACTAGCCTCATAGCGGGTGCGAATAGCATCAAGATAGGTGTTATGTAAGGGCATATTCACCACCAAAAGCTCAACATTATTGCGGCGGCAAAAATCGACGACATTAGCAAAGGCATCGAACTGGGAGCCACTGGTATCGAAATTACGATAGTCGAGATCATAATCCCCAGGGACTTGGGGATATTTTTGGAAATAGGTATTGGGATCGAAGGTAACGTCAAAGGCAACAAATCCTTTGGAATCAAGGGCAGTTGCAGTGCTAGGCATCGTCGCCGCAATCAAGGCTTCACTATTGCTGAGTAGATGGGTATTGCGATCAAAGCCTTTAACGACAGAAGTCCTTACCTCTTGGCGTTTGCTAGAAGTGGCAAAAATTGTACTGAATGCTTGTGAAATTGGATTTTCGGGTTTGGTAGCAATGTTGGGAGAGAGAGGCTCAGGATTAATCCCATTGTTTTTTAATGTTTCCTGCAATTGTTTATAGCCTGTAGAAGCCGTAATTTCATCATAGGTAATATCGCTACGACTACTATTAAAAGCCCGCAATCCATCTGCCCAAATAATCATCCTCGGAAGTTGGGGGCGTGACAGAATTTGCGTGACTTGCAGGTTCACCACCTTAGCAGTAGCGCCATCAATACCTAGATTGAAAACACTAGCGCCTTTGAATCCCTTATTGATCAAGGCTGTTTCTAATACACTGGGTTCTATACCCCGCAATGCTCTAGAACTACCAACGATCAACACATCGGGCGATCGCTTTTTATTAGTGATTTGCCAATCTAGCAGTGCTAATTTTTCATTAAATAACGCGATATTAAAATTTAGCGCAGGTTTATTGGCAATCCCTTTATCAGGAGCATTGTCTTGCAGATTGATTTTAGGATCAGTGATTACCAGCTTAGTTTGCTCATGGGGTTGGGCGTAATGATTGAGGGTGCGATCGAGCATTACAGTCGCCCCTAAACCGATCGCTAAACTTGCCACACATATCGCCACTGAAGGTACTTGGGGAGAAGTTTGACCAATTAATTTCCAAGCTTGTTTGCAGCAAATCCAGCAATTGTCAGCGTAGGCAAGCACCTGTTGCCAAGGTTGAAGTTCAATGGATTCGGGACTGCTAATTTCGGCTACTTCGTGATGAGATGCTTCCAATGACTCGGATATTTCAAGGTTAGGGCTTTGCACGCCGATCGCCAGCAGATCAATCTCAAAAGACCAATTAGGCTTTTTTTCGCCAATAACACGATTGGAAACAGTCACCGCCTGAAAATATTCCGATGACTTGACAGTTCGCAAAGTATTTAACATCGGTATTGCCATCTCTGCTTGCAAGATCTTGGTACTTGTTTCACATAGCAAATTGAGGCAATTGTTTTGTAACAGCAACTTCAGCTTAGTTTGGGCTAGTTTTGGATCTTGCTGAAAACTGGTGAGTAAGGTAGCAATGACTTCTGCGGCAATAATCGCTGATGGGGCGATCGGTAAGTCCACACCTAAAGCCCAAGTATTTCCTTGTAATTTGAGGCGGCGAATTCCTTCTGCAAATAAAACTGAACTATCTAGATCCTGTGTACTAGGAGCGATCGCTTCTAAAATTTGAGTAGCGCAACCAACCTCTCGATCTTTACTATAAATATATAAGCAATCGCCTTTTTGCTTGGTATGCGAAATTTTCAGCCCTGATAGACCTTCTGGCAAAGCACTTGGAGCTTCTGTCCTTGGGAATGATGCGAGATCTGATGCGGGATTTTTATCAGTAATTTCACTCAATCGACTTATCGCCAAATCTGAGTTTAAGCTGGCTAAATCTGGGCTTGCTTCTGTGGATATGGGGGGTGCATCTTTCGCATCTAAGGATGTTATTTCCATTGGATATTGAGAGGTCAGCAGGATCAAAATTTTGCTATAAGGTTAACACGGTGAATTCACGACGGTATAAAAAGTTATTAGGGTTTCTATGCAAGAACCAAGCTACCCAGAAAACGAATCTATTCGGATTGAGACCTTGCGATCGCTAAATATTCTCGATACACCTTCAGAAGAACGTTTTGATCGTCTAACAAGACTAGCTAAACGGCTATTTGCAGTACCAATCGCGATGGTTAGCTTGATTGACTCTAATCGTCAATGGTTCAAGTCCTGTGTAGGCGCAGATTTCAAAGAAACACCAAGAAATATCTCCTTTTGTGGTCACGCGATCCTAGGCAATGACATTTTAGTTATTCCTGATGCCACCCTTGATGAGCGCTTTCATGATAATCCTCTGGTGACAGATGAACCAAAAATTCGTTTCTATGCTGGAGTTCCCCTCGTTGTTGCCGATAGCAGTAAAGTTGGTACGCTCTGTTTGATTGATCAACAACCTCGGACACTCAGTGATGATGAGCAAGAATTACTACGCGATTTGGGACATTTGGCAGAGCAAGAGTTAGCCGCTATCCGACTTGCTACCATCGATGAATTAACCCAAATTTCTAATCGGCGTGGGTTCAAATCCTTGGCAACCCATGCCCTAAATCTCTGTAAGCGGATGAATAAACCTGCCTCACTTTTCTTCTTTGATCTTGATTTGTTTAAAGAAATTAATGATCGCTATGGACATGCAGAAGGCGATCGCGCCTTGATTGGTTTCAGCAAAATTTTACAAGAGACTTTTCGGGAATCAGATGTCATCGGTAGACTTGGTGGGGATGAGTTTGTCGCCTTATTAACCAATGCAGATCTAAAAGAGAGCCAATTAATTCTCCATCGTCTAGATCAAATACGGGAAACCTTCAATAAACAGGAGGCGCGTGGCTACGATATCCTTTGCAGTGTCGGCACAATTGAGTTTGATGTAAACAGACATCAATCCGTTGACGATCTTCTACAGGATGGCGATCGCCTCATGTACAAACAAAAACAAGCAAAGCGAACAAAGGCATCTGTCAGCAAAGACCTATAGAAAAGAATAGCGGCGCAAAGCGCCGCTATTCTTTATCTGGGGTTTATCGGGCCTCTGGCGTTGGGGTAACTCTCTTTGGCGAAGGAATCAGATAAGCAATCACTGCACCACCTACAAATCCTGCGACATTCCGCACAATGGGAACCCATTCACTAGTCCGCGTGAGGACAGGACCTAAACCAAAGGAAATAAACAACATGCCCCACAGGGGTGTGAAAATCAAGGCCCATTTCCAAGCAAAAATTTCACCTTCCTTCCGTGGATGTCCTGCAAAGCCAAAAACAACACCACCAACAATGGAAGTAATCAAGGTCAGAATCCATTGCTCTTGGGGAATTCCGGGGACGACCGCACAACCATCTTGCTCAAGACAATTAGTAATAGCATCAATGGAAGACAAAATTGCTTGATCGTAACCCTGCTCGCGTACATAAAATTGATTGCCATAGCGGGATTGCAATTCAATCCAGAAACCACGGGATAGTAAGGGATAAACCTCGTCACCAACACTAAAATTCAGTAAATTGCGCCCCCGTGAGTCCGCAACCAACATCACACTGCGATCATCAAGTCCCCAAAAATCCTTAACTGCACGACCGGGGGTACGGTCTACCTGAGTCAGCACCCTCAATTTCCAACCTGTTAATTCTTCAAATCGCATTAACTTTTGATCAAGCGCCAACTCTTCAGAATCTGTCAAAAATCGACCCAGATCAATCACATTGGTATATTTTTCTGGCAATAGCTCTGGTGCATCATAGGCTTGAGCCGCAGGAACATGGGTAAAGACAAGCGCTAAGGGTAGGATTATGGCGATCGCGATCGCGCCAAATCTCTGCGTCAATTTCTGGACAAATCTCTGTAGGGTGGGCTTAATCATGATTTTTATTAAAAGTTAAACTAACGGCTGATCTTAATATTTCTTAATATCTTAACAAGAGTATATAGTTAAAAATACTCCTTCTCCGTATTATTTCCTATGGCAAGCCCAATTCAGTGGTATCCAGGTCATATCGCCAAAGCTGAAAAGCAGTTGTTAGAACAACTAAAATTGGTTGATGTGGTCATTGAGGTGCGTGATTCGCGCATCTTGATGTCTAGCAGACATCCCAAAATTGAAAAATGGGTAGAAGGAAAATCACATATTCTTGTGTGCAATCGCATTGATGCCATATCCTCAACGGCAAAATCGCAGTGGACACGTTGGTTTACAGAACAAGATCGCATGGCATACTTTACCGACGCTCAAGCAGGTAAGGGAATGGTCGATTTACTCAAGGCTGCCCAAGTTGCTGGCGAAAAGGTCAACGAAAGACGGCATAATCGGGGAATGTTACCGCGCCCTGTGCGGGCTGTGGTGGTCGGATTTCCTAATGTGGGCAAGTCAGCCCTAATCAACCGTTTGCTCAAGAAAAAAGTCGTAGCAAGTGCGAATAAACCGGGGGTGACGCGCCAATTGCGTTGGATCAGGATTTCCGATGAAATTGAGTTGTTAGATACCCCTGGGGTAATTCCACCTTTGTTACATGATCAAGATGCGGCACTGAAGTTGGCGATATGTGATGACATCGGACAAGCTGCCTATGACAATGTCTTAGTTGCGGCTGAAGCCGTAGAGCTGTTAATTCAGTTAAATGCAAAGTTGAGTAGTCGATATCTGATTGACCCCGCAACCGTAACATCAGGGATTGAATATATTCATGAAGTCGCGGCTTTAAACAAATTTCAAGGTGATCTCGATAAAGTCGCAAGGCTAATTTTGTACGATTTCCGTAAAGGCAAATTGGGCGCGATCGCCTTGGAATTACCGCCATCCTAGGTTTGTGGATTTTACATGAAGAGATCTGGCGATCGCGATCGCTTAAGTCATAATGATTGTCTGAAAAGAAGTTCAAGCAATTATGACAAGCAAAATCTACTTAAAAGGCGTAAAAGCATACGGATACATAGGATACCTACCTGAAGAGAATGTATTAGGACAATGGTTTGAGGTTGATGCAACCCTGTGGGTCGATTTTGAAAAAGCCAGCTATAGCGATGACATCGAAGATACAGTTAACTATATTTCTTGTATTCGGAAAATCGAGAATCTAATTCAGACTCAGAAATTTAAGTTGATTGAACGCTTAGCTGGGGCGATCGCTGACAGCCTCCTTGAAGATGAAAAAATTGCTCAGGCTGAAGTAAAAATCATCAAGCATCCCCCAATTCCCAATTTCTTAGGTTCCGTCGCTGTCGAAATTGTGCGATCGCGCATTCAATCCCAATCAACAAAGGTCACTAACCAACTAGAATCCACCCCAATCCCCAATTCCCAATCCCCAATTCCCAATTCCCAATCCCCGATTCCTAATTCCACTGAATCCAAAATCATTAGCATCCACACCGACGGAGCCTGTTCTAAAAATCCAGGTCCTGGAGGTTGGGGTGTAGTTGTTCACTTCTCTGATGGCAGCACTAAAGAACTTGGTGGTGGACTGCGCGAAACTACGAATAACCAAATGGAGTTACAGGGTGCGATCGCTGCTTTAGAATTTCTCGCTACTCACAAGCAATCCACGCCTGTCGATCTCTATACCGATAGTAAATACGTCCTAGATGGCATTACCAAATGGATTAAAGGCTGGAAAAAGAATGGCTGGAAAACCAAAGATAATAAGCCCGTCAAAAATCAAGAATATTGGCAACAACTCGATCCCCTCAATACTTCTAATATCCGATGGCATTGGGTAGAGGGACATTCAGGTGATCCTGATAACGAGAGATGCGATGCGATCGCCCGCAGCTATACAGCTAAGTTTGCTTAAACAAAGAGACTCGCACTGCGAGTCTCTCTGTTTATAAATATCGTTTAAGCGTATTTTTCTTCAAAAGCTGTCATCGCATCCAACTGCGAATCTATTAACAAACATTTTTCTAAATGTTCAACTTCCAACTCAGGTAGCCATTCACTGCGATCGCGTTTTACATATTCATCTTCAACTAAGTGATAAATACTAATTTTGCCGTCTACCCAAAACCAAACTTCTGGAATACCCCTTAGTTGATATTTCCTTAACTTTTTAACGCTTCCGCTAGTAACCACAATTTCAATACATAGATCAGTCTTTGCAGGATCATTACCAAAAGCAAAGGACAAATCAGCCTGAAACTCAAGACTAGGTTCAATTTTTTGGGTATAAGCACCTGTTGATGTAAAGCGGATGCGTTTGAGTACAAAGTAATAGCCTAACAAAAGTCCTAGCAGACTGGATATCATTTCATGCTGCAAACCGATACCCATAATTTCTAGTTCTCCCTCACAATAAGTCATCCGCACTCCACCAATTTCCTCAAAGGCGGATTGCAAGGTTTTAAACTGTTCCCAAGTGACTCCCCATTTAACGAGATATTGATTTTCTGCCTTAGCTAAAGTTTGGATCATCACTTTATCCTTGTTGCTGAGTATTTTCAGTATAGTTAGTTAGTATCAATTGACTAACAAGAAAAATGATTATAATTCTTTTGTGATGAAGAAATTAGCGAAAGTTATTCTTAAAATAAAGTTAGATTACTTTTTGCGAATATATAAGTCTTTAGCAGCAGAGTTAGGAATACTTCTTTCATCTATTTGAAAAATATCAGTATGCTTTCTAACCATGTCACTCAACTTTTTAAAACCATATAATCTTACATCAAAATCAGGTTTTAATTTTGTTAAGTAACTACCAAAGGTTCCAAGATTTGTCCAACCTGCATCATCACTAGCTGTTGTTTCAAGAGCTTTTAGAATAAATTCTTTTGGAAGATTATCGTTTGTTTCTTGAACTGCACATTCAGTTACTGACTCCTGTTTTTTTAGATTGCTTGCTGATGATATATTAGTTTCGACTTGTTGGTTCTTTATGTTTAAGTCAGACTCAATTTTAGTAACTGTAGATTGCCTTAAGAC containing:
- a CDS encoding Uma2 family endonuclease, with product MIQTLAKAENQYLVKWGVTWEQFKTLQSAFEEIGGVRMTYCEGELEIMGIGLQHEMISSLLGLLLGYYFVLKRIRFTSTGAYTQKIEPSLEFQADLSFAFGNDPAKTDLCIEIVVTSGSVKKLRKYQLRGIPEVWFWVDGKISIYHLVEDEYVKRDRSEWLPELEVEHLEKCLLIDSQLDAMTAFEEKYA